Below is a genomic region from Raphanus sativus cultivar WK10039 chromosome 4, ASM80110v3, whole genome shotgun sequence.
ACATAATGttaatgctaatgctctaccaatcaaggcCTTAGACTACCCAAAATTAAGAGTtgcagagaaaaaaataattgtatttttattgatttattaagCTTTTCTACTTGtcaattgtttattttttttttaatttttcacttTGTCAGAATTTTGTTGGTAAGACTTGAGCTTTAGTATAGAGAATAATCCACACCTCATACTTTTCGAGTATGTCATTTAAAAGAAACAGCCgtaggaaaaaaaagaaaagaaatgaagaagacATGAGTGAACCGGAATTGCAATTTGCAATCAATTGAACCAGTATCGCTCTAAATCGAATTCTCTGGGTCTGATTGACACAAACAATAGTTTTGGGGGTTTTTGTTTCTGTCTATCTATAGCCTTTCCATCTGATAATTGAAAATCGcaaatcatcttcttctctcaAGTTTCAACTACACCAGTTTCTCACAATGGACGATCATCCCCATGAAGAATCTTCTGACCTTCAAGAGATTCGCAggtttctctatctctctctctctctcattcatTGTTCATTACTTGATTTTTTTGGGGCGGCTTGTTCATCTTATTTGTCCGCCATTGATTCTCAGCCCGGTGAAAGAGCTTCCTTCCGATTCGGAGACTTCGGCTCAAGATCCATCGCTGgatgtaatatttttcttttccttggAGTTTTCTTTTTCATTCTGTGTTTCTCATCGAGAAACTACTTTTCTAGTTTTATGTTCTGATCATGAAATTAGGGGTTATATGAGTCAGACGCCTGACTCTCATTGTTACGATTGTTTACAGGAAGTGGAAGAGGAGATACTCGTTCTTCCGCATTCTGATGTGGTCGAGGGACCTCTTCCCATGGAAGGTAAAGTCTTGGAGATTCCCACTCTGAAATTCACGTGGACTATCCCCCGTTTCGGCAATCTCGTTCTCAGAAAGATTTACTCTGATGTGTTTGAAGCTGGAGGTTATAAATGGTAAATACCTTATTCAATATTCTTGTTTGCTTACTTTGCAATTGGTTTTGGGTTTACTGATGTTTGCTTTGCCCAGGAGAATACTGATTTTTCCAATAGGGCGGAATGTCAAAGGCTGTTTGTCCATGTACTTGGAGGTTGCTGACGCTCAGGATTTGCCTTCCGGGTGGTCCATATATTCACACTTCAGCCTGGCTGTAGTGAATACACCCAACCGCAAATATTCCATCAGAAGAggtatttatttgtttattttttttcttttgaatgagctcgtaatttctttctttttgtacGGTTGCAGAGACCCAGCATGAATTCAATGTAAAAGCAAAATGTAGGGGGTTTGAGTCATTCATGAATCTCAACGAGCTCCATGATCACACTTGTGGATATTTAGTGGATGATACCATTGTGGTTGAAGTGGAACTTTGGTAGGTTCTTGGTTATGACTCAAAAAAAGAGACGTTTGATTCTTCTCGTGGGCGTGGGCAGATGTGACAGAGTCACAAGCAAACCGGTTCAATCTATCATTTATCAATTTCACTTTTGTCATTTCGGTTTAAACAAACTTAGGCTTTGTCCTATATGCTTTTGCTTTTTTCGCTTTACAGCTAATGAGTCTTATGACCGTTACCGAGAGCCTTTTATGTATTGTGTGACTGCATTTTGCAGAAGAAAATTACAAATTCAAAGTTATCTTATCCTCTTATTTCTCTTACACTCTCAAGCATTTCCACCATTATCATTGAATCTTGCTCCTGCGAGATGATCCTTCTTCCTTGTGATCACTTTCTAGGCCTAGATTTCCCCTATCTTAAGCTCTTGGTGAGTTCTAGACTGGGTTATTTATCGTTACTGACGCAAGCTGTTccattggtatcagagctctctcGATTCTCAGAGCTGAAACGATGGTAGAAACGCGCCTGCAAGAACGTTCCTTGACCGAACAGGTCGATGAGATCCGGTCTCTTCATGACCTCCTAGAGTCGGAAGTGAAGAACCAATCGGACTCCATCAACCCTCTGTTCGATCGTCTCGAAGCAGTGATGTTCAACTCCCTCCCTCCCTTGCAAGCCGTCGGAAAAACCCCCATGGACCCTAGCTCCTCAAACCCTCCCACACCCTCAAACCCCTCCCATAATCGACCCCCAGACCCACCTGACCTAACCGGTTACCTCGACAGATACGACGGCGGTCGCCCTTCACCCCGACACCCCTTAGCATCTCTTCTTTCGAAGCTTGGGTTCCCATCTTTCGATGGCTCTCAACTCCGAGATTGGATCGCTAAATGCGAGCAGTTCTTTGACATCGACGGCACACCGCCGGAACTCCGAGTCCGATTAGCTGCTCTGTATTTCACCGGGAAGGCAACACAGTGGCACAACAACTATATGAGCTCCCGTTACGGCTTGTATCCACTGTGGACGGAGTACGTGGTGGCCATTTCCGGTAGGTTCTGCAAGCTCTACGATGACCCTCTGGCGGAACTGGTAGCGTTAAAGCAAGGCTCTGACTCGGTAGCTGAGTACTTGGAAAAGTTCGAGTCTGCTAGACAGCGTATAACCCTCCCTGAAGCTCACGCTATCAGCGTCTTTCTAGCAAACCTGAACACTCACCTGTCTCTTCACGCTCGACAGTTTGAGTTTACAACGGTTGCTGGAGCTGCTCGAATCGCCATGCTCCAAGAATCTTCCCTCCTCCACACCCCTGTGAAACCACCCACCAAAGCTCCCTTTAATCCATACCAAAAATCCTCTCAACCCTACCACCAAAAACCCCCAAACACAACCCCCCTTCTCCCTTCCCCAACCACTCAAAAACCCACCCCTAAAGCCATAACCTTTCCCAACAACACCGATAAACCTCCACGCAAATATTCTTACCAGAAGATGCAGGAACGTCGAGCAAAAGGGCTGTGTATGTTCTGTGATGAGGTATACACACCAAGTCACAGTCAGAAGCACAAGCGCTCTCAAATCTTCGTTATGGAGAGCGAAGATGACGACGGCTTCTCTTTCTCTGAAACAGAGGATGAACCTGACACTCCAACGCCTGTTGATACTGATGAGAAGGTGGAGAACACCCCTGTCATCTCCGTCAACGCCCTCAACGGCTCCTCAACTTTCAATTGCATGAGAGTTATCGGCTACTGTGGCAAGCGAAAGCTGTATATTCTCATCGACAACAGAAGCACCCATAAATTCCTTGATCTCAACGTCGCAAATGAGTTGGGTTGCCTGTTTGAACAAACCAAGCCGATGGCAGTGACTGCTGCTAGTGGTAGCTCGATGATATCACGCTGCAAGTGCAGCGACTTCAAGTGGCGAGTCCAGGGCTACGAATACTCCTTTGAGATTCGAACTCTCCCACTAGAGTGTTGTGACCTTGTATTGGGAGTACAATGGCTCTCAACTCTTGGTCCCATCCTTTGGGATTTCTTGAACCCTCGCATGGAGTTCACGCTTAACGGTGTGAAGAACGTTCTTCGAGGTATCACCAAGACTGGTTGCAAGGTGATCAAGTGTAGCAGCTTCAATAAACTGATGCTCCAAGAGCCTCAAATCGCTATGATACGAGTGGTTGAGTTGCCAGAGGAAGAGCCTTCAACTCTGCAACCTGAAGCTCTTCTCTCTCACATCTCCACTAGCGGTACCGACATGGCGACTGATCCTGCTCTGCAGACTCTTTTGGAAGACTTCAGTGTGTTGCTTGAGGAGCCCTCCTCACTCCCACCATTCAGAGAAGGATTCGACCACCGCATCCCTTTGGAGAAAGGAGCTAATCCAGTAAACCTGCGCCCCTATCGCTACTCATCCTTGCAGAAAGATGAAATCGACAAGACAATGCGTTCAATGCTAGACGACGGGATCATTCAAGCTAGTACAAGCCCCTACGCTTCTCCAGTCGTTTTAGTAAAGAAAAAGGATGGCACTTGGCGTCTCTGTGTTGATTTCAGGGGTCTCAACAAGCAAACCATCAAGGATAAGTACCCAATTCCTTTGCTTGAGGACTTACTTGATGAGTTGGGTCATGCCAAATACTTCTCAAAGCTGGACTTGCGCTCTGGGTTTCACCAACTGCGTATGTCACCTGATGATGTCTACAAGACTGCGTTTAAGACTCACGCGGGTCATTACGAGTATCTGGTTATGCCATTTGGCCTAACCAACGCCCCGTGCACTTTCCAGAGCCTCATGAATCACATCTTCGAAGGAGTGCTCCGCAAGTTCCTTCTTGTGTTTTTCGATGACATCCTTGTCTATAGCTCTACTTGGGAGGATCATCTGAGGCACCTCAGGGAAGTTTT
It encodes:
- the LOC108830382 gene encoding transposon Ty3-I Gag-Pol polyprotein isoform X1; amino-acid sequence: MVETRLQERSLTEQVDEIRSLHDLLESEVKNQSDSINPLFDRLEAVMFNSLPPLQAVGKTPMDPSSSNPPTPSNPSHNRPPDPPDLTGYLDRYDGGRPSPRHPLASLLSKLGFPSFDGSQLRDWIAKCEQFFDIDGTPPELRVRLAALYFTGKATQWHNNYMSSRYGLYPLWTEYVVAISGRFCKLYDDPLAELVALKQGSDSVAEYLEKFESARQRITLPEAHAISVFLANLNTHLSLHARQFEFTTVAGAARIAMLQESSLLHTPVKPPTKAPFNPYQKSSQPYHQKPPNTTPLLPSPTTQKPTPKAITFPNNTDKPPRKYSYQKMQERRAKGLCMFCDEVYTPSHSQKHKRSQIFVMESEDDDGFSFSETEDEPDTPTPVDTDEKVENTPVISVNALNGSSTFNCMRVIGYCGKRKLYILIDNRSTHKFLDLNVANELGCLFEQTKPMAVTAASGSSMISRCKCSDFKWRVQGYEYSFEIRTLPLECCDLVLGVQWLSTLGPILWDFLNPRMEFTLNGVKNVLRGITKTGCKVIKCSSFNKLMLQEPQIAMIRVVELPEEEPSTLQPEALLSHISTSGTDMATDPALQTLLEDFSVLLEEPSSLPPFREGFDHRIPLEKGANPVNLRPYRYSSLQKDEIDKTMRSMLDDGIIQASTSPYASPVVLVKKKDGTWRLCVDFRGLNKQTIKDKYPIPLLEDLLDELGHAKYFSKLDLRSGFHQLRMSPDDVYKTAFKTHAGHYEYLVMPFGLTNAPCTFQSLMNHIFEGVLRKFLLVFFDDILVYSSTWEDHLRHLREVFQLLQQAQLYLKPSKCTFGATVIEYLGHFISANGVSTDPAKLRSIVEWPTPKTQKLLRSFLGLANYYRRFVMGYSIIAKPLTSLLRIDSFSWGLAASSAFEALKKALSTTPVLALPDFNKPFVVETDASNTGIGAVLMQDNHSICYISRSLGPRHQALSVYEELLSVVHTVQTWSAYLAHKPFIIRTDQRSLQFLMEPKMTTPFQHLWVSKFMGYTFEIQYKKGKENIVADALSRVPCSQLLHIMLSQSRAGFYDSVKRLWETDPTLTRIISELKANKASHPAFTYTNNELRRKGKLVVGNDEGVKLHILNWLHDSAVGGHSGKDSTLQRIRSLFFWPRMYVEVQNYVRNCSVCQRNKSDLAANPGLLSPLPVPNGVWESISMDFIEGLPPSAGKHCIMVVVDRLRKNAYFIPLSHPYTAIEAAQAYLDNVFKLHGMPQDIISDRDPTFLSDVWQEMLRVQGMELKHSSAYHPQTDGQTEATNKTLETYLRCMTSEAPKTWCKWLPLAEWWYNTTYHSSIKCTPYEVAFGQPPPTHLPYLPGESSSLSSIVVCRSVRRLSTCSSSTYSGHRTG